Within the Paracoccus everestensis genome, the region CTGCAAAAGGCCCGCAGCCCGCGGGGGCTGACATTCCTCACCTGGCACAGCCGGTCGATCGGGAAGGCCCCACGCTGCTCTTCGACGAACCTGAACCGCACGGCTTTTGGCTCGCGAAGAACTGGGTGGCTTTTTTCCAGGATCTCCCCCTTTCGCCGGGGAAACAATCCCCCAGACTGTTTCGCGGATCCGGCTCAAATCCTTAAGGATGCGGATCTCGCGCCCAAGCCGTTATTCTCCGGGCAAGCTCGCGGTCCTCTGCTGAGACCACATCCGTGTCGCGATGGGCGTTCCCCCATGGGTTCAAGGTCGACACGCCGACCCCCAGATCATCCGCAATCTGACGTCGCGAAAGCCCGCTCGTCCGTGCAATGCGCACCGCATCCTTGCGAAACTCATCCGTCCTGCCTGTGCCCAGGGTTCATCTCCTTTGCCGCACATTGTGCTATCAAAGGAGCGCCACCAAGCCGCGACAGGTCCAGCTTTGTTCGTGCCGAGCTTTACACCACGCCGACATATCTCACGACATCAGAAGTTCTGCGCTTGGTGGAGCGCGGCTCATCCTCAGCCGCGCTCCACCAACCGAAGTCATTCTGCCATGGTCATTCTGGCGCCGACAACATTAGGCCAATCCAGCAAACGCGCATCGGAGAAGACGCGCATGAAATGAAACTGTAGTGTTAAGCAACACGGTTCTATCTTCGCTCCCTGGGCATTCGTCAGCACAGTGCGATCCATCCGGAGCGTGAATCACATCCACGCTGCCTCGTGAAGCCCCACAGGGCCTAGTGTCCTTACAACCCCGCAACCGCCAACGTCGCCGTGATCACCGGTGCCAGGCGCGCGGCCCAGTCGGCCTGACCGGCCGTATCTGCGATCAGGTCGTTGCGAACCTCGATCAGTATGTTGGGACGGCCTTTCTGCAAGGCATGGCGGTCGATCGAATCCCCCTCCAGATGGCCGTCGTACGGTTGGTTTTCGCCCGTGACCCAGCCAGCCGCACGGCAGGCCTGGACCATTGGCGGACCCAGGCGCACGTCCTGCCAGGAATAAAGGATCCCCACCTGCCAAGGCCGCATCGGACGCCCGCGCAGTTGCGGCGTAAAGCTGTGGATCGCGCAAATGCAGCGGTCAGGATGGCCCGCCGCCAGCCGGGAAAGCGCCTCGTGATACGGGCGGTGCAGCCGTTCCAGCCGCCGGTTGCGCTCTGCCGGATCGGCGTGCTTGTTCGCCGGGATCACCGTGCCGTCGTAAAGGCGCATCAGCAGGGTCGGGTCATCCTCGCCCCGGTTGGGGTCGATCACCAGCCGCGAAAAGTCGGAAAAGATCGCCGGCGCATCCAGCAGCGCAGCCAGCCGGGACGCCAGCCCCGAAGCCCCCAGGTCATAGGCGATGTGGCGGGCCATGTCCGCAGCCCCGATTCCCAGATTGCCCCCGCCCACCCAGGCCGGCACCCGGTTCGTGGCATGGTCGCACGTGACCAGCCAGCGGGACGGGCGGCCCTCGCCTTCGATCCAGAAGGCGCGTTCTGTCATCGGTCGGTCATCCTTCATCTTGATGGGTGTCTATGCCATGGTGCCAGCGGACGCCAGTTGCAGCCGCAGGCGTTCTGGACCATAGTTAGCGCAAACGGAAAAAGGCGGCCTGTAATGAGACGACATCGCAACGTGAAGATCGTGGCAACGCTGGGTCCGGCTTCCTCGACCCGCGAGATGATCCGCGCGCTGTTCGACACGGGTGCCGACGTGTTCCGCCTTAACATGAGCCATGGCAGCCACGATGACCACCGCGCCCGCTATGACGCGATCCGTTCGGTCGAGGCGGAAACCGGCCGTCCCATCGCCATCCTGGCGGACCTCCAAGGCCCCAAGCTGCGGGTGGGCCAGTTCACTGCGGGCGCCCATGACCTGGAGGAAGGGGACCGTTTCCGCTTTGACCTGAATGCCGCATTGGGCGATTCCCATCGCGTCCAATTGCCCCATCCCGAGATTTTCGCGGCCTTGACGCCGGGCAGTGGCCTGCTGGTTAATGACGGCAAGATCCGTCTTCGTGTCGAGGATTGCGGCCCCGATTTCGCCAATTGCATCGTGACGGTCGGCGGCACGATCAGCGACCGCAAAGGCGTGAACGTGCCTGACGTGGTGCTGCCACTGGCCGCGCTGTCGGACAAGGACCGGGCGGATCTGGAATTTGCCTGCGAACTTGGCGTGGACTGGCTGGCCTTGTCCTTTGTCCAACGCGCCGCCGATGTCGAGGAGGCGCGTGCCCTGGCCAAGGGGCGCGCGGCCATCCTGTCCAAGATCGAGAAACCGGCAGCGGTCGATGCCTTCGAGGAAATCCTTGCCGCATCCGACGGGATCATGGTGGCGCGGGGCGACCTGGGCGTCGAATTGCCGATCCATTCGGTCCCACCGATCCAGAAACGTCTGGTCCGCAAATGCCGGTCCGCCGCCAAGCCTGTGATCGTGGCGACCCAGATGTTGGAATCAATGATCGACAGCCCGATGCCAACCCGGGCCGAGGTTAGCGATGTTGCCAATGCCATCTACGAAGGCGCCGATGCGGTGATGCTGTCGGCGGAAAGCGCCGCCGGCTCGTATCCCATCGAGGCTGTGCGCACCATGGACAACGTCGCCCGCTCGGTCGAGGCCGACAGCAACTATCGCGCCATCATCGAGGCATCGCGCCAGAACAAGCTGCACAGCGTGGCCGACGCCATCGTCACCGCCGCCCGAGAGATCGCTGAAACAACCGACATCGCCGCCATCTGCGCCTTCAGCCAATCGGGCAAGACCGCGAGCCTTGTTGCCCGGGAACGGCCGCGCGTCCCGATCATCGCCCTGACCCATGTCGAATCGGTGCTGCGCCGGATGTGCCTGACCTGGGGCACGCATTGCGTGATCACCCCTCAACTGACCCGATTCAAGGAAGCGGTGGTCAATGCGACCCGCGCGGCGCGGGAATTCAACTTTGCCGACGAATCCCGGCAGGTCGTCGTCATCGCCGGGGTGCCCTTCAACGTGCCGGGCACGACCAACATCGTCCGCATCGCGCCTTGCGACGAACGCTTGATCTTCGCGTCCGATCCAGAATAAGCCCCAGGGCGAACGATATCATCACGGGGACGTCCATGTCCGATTACCTGCTTCTGGGCGGCATCGCGCTGTGCCTTCTGTCCGTCATCGTCGCGGTCGTGCAGCTTTTGCAGACGCGCCCGCCGCGTATGGCCGCGATCCTGCTGATCCTGGGGATCGTGGCGATCCTCGCCGCGGCCTATCTGTCGCCGCAACCGTTCAGCCTGGAACAGGTGCCGCAGGCCTGGGTCCGGCTGACCGGCGGGGCAACCACCACGCCCTGAAGCCCTTGCCAAAACCCCCAGGCGCGCTTATACGGCGCGCTTCCTATCCGTGCGTCCGGCCACCATGGCATTGCCGAGGCGTATGTTCACTTCGATCAAGGAGAAGAAAATGCCGAAGATGAAGACCAAGTCGGCCGCCAAGAAGCGGTTCTCGTTCACGGCTTCGGGCAAGGTGAAATCCGCCCAGGCCGGCAAGCGCCACGGCATGATCAAGCGCACGATCAAGTTCATTCGCGACGCGCGCGGCACCAGCGTCCTGTCGGACGCCGATGCCAAGATCGTCAAGAAATACATGCCCTATAACCGCTGATCGCTGAGGACTGAACAATGGCACGAGTTAAATCCGGCAAGGTTACGCACGCCCGCCACAAGAAGGTGCTGGAAGCGGCCAAAGGCTATTACGGCGCCCGGTCGCGCAACTTCCGCACCGCCACGCAGGCTGTGGACAAGGCGAACCAGTACGCCACCCGCGACCGCAAGAACCGCAAGCGCAACTTCCGCGCCCTGTGGATCCAGCGGATCAACGCCGCCGTCCGTCTGGTTGATGCGGAAATGACCTATTCGCGTTTCATCAATCTGCTCGCGAAAGCCGGGATCGAGGTTGACCGCAAGGTTTTGGCCGACCTGGCCGTGAATGAACCCGATGCGTTCGGCGCGATCGTCGAAAAGGCGAAAGCCGCAGCCTGACCTGTCAGGCAGGCGAAGATCTTGGGGTCGGTGTGTCATGCACCGGCCTTTTTCAATAGACCGCCCTGTATCTTTGCTTCCTGTTATTTCGGCGGAAACATCAAACGCGGTCCGGCTATTCCGGCCCGAAAGCCCGTCATGTCAGGCAAGATGAGGGTGCGGCTTCGCATGGCGATGGACCCTGAGCTGCGCTGGAGGCTTTCCCCTTGGCCGCACAAATGCTAACGCGATGCCCGACAAGGACGAGGCATCACGATGGACGATCTGACCCCCCTGCGCCAGCAATGGCTTGACCGCATCAACGGCGCCGCAGACCCGGCCGCCATCGAGGAGGTGCGCCTGTCCGCCCTTGGCAAGAAGGGCGAGATCAGTCTGAAGATGCGCGAACTGGGCCGCATGACGCCCGAGGAACGCCAGACCACCGGCCGCGCCCTGAACGAACTCCGCGATGAACTGGACGCGGCCCTCCGTGCCCGCAAGCTGTCGCTGGAAGATGCCGCGTTGGAGGCCCGGCTGGCGAGCGAATGGCTGGACGTGACGCTGCCGGGCCGCCCCCGGCCGCAAGGGACGATCCACCCGATCAGCCAGGTGACCGAGGAAGTGACCGCGATCTTCGCCGACATGGGCTTTGCCGTGGCCGAGGGTCCGCAGGTGGAATCTGACTGGTACAACTTCGACGCGCTGAACATCGCGCCTGAACATCCTGCGCGCCAGGAACACGACACCTTCTTCATGCATCGCGCGCCAGGCGACAACCGCCCGCCTCATGTGCTGCGCACCCATACCAGCCCCGTGCAGATCCGCGCGATGCAGGACCAGGGCGCGCCGATCCGCGTGATCTGCCCCGGCCGCGTCTATCGCATGGACATGGACCAGACCCACACGCCGATGTTCCACCAAGTCGAGGGACTTGCCATCGACCGCGACATTTCCATGGCGCAACTGAAATGGACGCTCGAGGAGTTCTGCCGCGCCTTCTTCGAGGTAGGCCAGGTCGAACTGCGGTTCCGCGCCAGCCATTTCCCCTTCACCGAACCCTCGGCCGAGGTCGATATCCGCTGCGACTGGTCCGGCGGGCAATTGAAGATCGGCGAGGGTGACAGTTGGTTGGAGATCCTCGGGTCCGGCATGGTGCATCCGAAGGTTCTGCAAGCAGGCGGGATCGACCCAGCGCAGTGGCAGGGCTTTGCATTTGGGATGGGCATCGACCGGATTGCGATGCTGAAATACGGGATTCCTGATTTGCGGGCGTTCTTCGAGAGCGACCTGCGGTGGCTGCGGCACTATGGGTTTGCAGCGGGGGATGTGCCGAGTGTGAGTGGGGGGTTGAGTAGGTGAGTTACGCGTCGATTGTAGTGCCTACTTTTTTCGGCTTTGTTGCGGGGGGACTAGCAATCCGGCACTTCGAGAAAAGAGAAATCAAAGCTGCGCGACATGACAACTTCACTGATTTCCGCGAAAGATTAGGTTTCTACGCGCAGATGAAAACGCCATGCGCGACAATCTACCATCCTGCTTCCTCAAACACAAATTTCGTACCATCTGGTTTTATGCTAAACGAAGACCAGCACGATATTCTTTTGGGAATATTAAAGAAGATAGAAGCCAAAAGCGCAATGGTAGCGGTAGTTCTGGTTTTGGCATTCGATCTGATGGCAACAAACCTGCCTAAGGAATTTAAAATGGCAGCAACAATCTTTTGGGGCGTAGCGAACGGATTGTTAATATCTATGTTGCTTGCCTCGATGGATGCTGCACCTCATTTAGGACAGAGGCATTTCAGAAAAATGCCAATAAGACCAGAGATCGCTGGACGAGAACTACAGTTGGTTTGGTAATCCTCCCCGTTTTAACGGGGCGCAGACGTAGAATTCACGCGGCCATTCTCAGCTTCATGGCAGGGGTGATCCCGCCGATGCCCATGTTGGGGCGTTCGTTGTTGTAGGTCCAGAGCCACTCGGTGGCGATGTTCTGCACCTCCTCGATGGTTTCAAAGATGTATAGGTCCAGCCATTCGTGCCGGACTGTCCGGTTGTAGCGCTCGACGTAAGCGTTCTGCTGCGGCTTTCCGGGCTGGATATAGGTCAGGGTAATGCCCTTGTCCTCGGCCCATTCCATCAGACGGCCACTGATATATTCCGGGCCGTTATCAACCCTGATCGCCTTTGGTGCTCCCCGCCATTCGATGATTTGGTTCAGGGTCCGGACGACGCGCTCGGCCGGCAGCGAGAAGTCCACCTCGATGCCCAGGCCCTCGCGGTTGAAGTCGTCCAGGACGTTCAGAAGACGGAAGGCTCGCCCGTCCCCAAGGCGATCTGCCATGAAGTCCATGGACCAGACCGCGTTGGGAGCTTCCGGCACAGCCAGTTCCTCGGACTTCTCCCGCTTCAGCCGCTTGCGAGGCGTTCGCCATGGTCACTCGGACCAGTGGCGTTCCATGGCTCACTCCTCAGGTTCAGTTCCAGCTCACGATAGATCCGGTAGACGCGTTTGTGGTTCCAACCATGGCCCTGGACGTTGCGCAGATACAGGAAACACAAGCCAAAGCCCCAAGTCTTCCTGGTCTTGGTTAGCCCAATGAGCAGGTCGGCGATCTGCTCGTTCTCGTTGTCGCGCTTCGGGCTGTAGCGGAAACAGGTCTCGCTGACGCCGAATGCCCGGCAAGCCAGCGCAATGCTGATCCCCTTCGTCGCCACAGCCTTTGCGGCCAGCTCGCGACGCTGAGCTGGCCGCGTCACTTTTTTCCAAGCGCCTCCCGGAGCAGATCGGCTTGCATGCTCAGATCGGCAAACATGCGCTTCAGCCGCCGGTTTTCGTCCTCCAGTAACTTCATCTGGCCCATCATGGATGCATCCATGCCGCCATACCTGGCACGCCATTTGTAAAACGTCGCGCTGCTGATCCCATGCTCGCGACACAGTTCAGGCACAGGCAAACCACCCTCGGCCTGACGCAGCACGCCCATGATCTGGGCCTCGGTGAAACGGGTTTTCTTCATCTGAATCTCCTCGTCCAACTTGCCGAGAAAATTCTACTTCCGCATCCCTTTAACCATGGGGAGGATTACCGCTTTGATTAACGATGCGTTAAGAAAAGAAGGTGCATTCTCATCCTTTTACTTACTTGTTCCGATAGTTATGACGTGTGTGCTTGTCGCATTTTTCGTGAACGAAGTAGGCTGGTGAAAATGTGGTAGGGCCGGGCCGAGTTCTGCCGTCTGTCCTCTGCTAACTGCACCGATATGGACGGATACCCCTACCCTGAACTGACTAATGCGGCACCACCCTACCGTCCCAATCTAACCACATTCCCCGCGCTCGTGATCTCTACCGCCACGATCCGCGACAACTGCACCGACGACAGCGCCATCGCGGCCGTGATGTCGTCCACGCCGGGGCGGGCGGGCAGGGCGGCGGTGCTGCCGGGCGCGGGCGGGACGCCCACCAGACGCAGCCGCAGCACGCCGTCAGCGTCAGGAGAGATGCGGTCGCCCGGCATGGGCCGCGCAGTGACAAGCGCCACCGAGGAATAGCCGCGCACAGGGGCAAAGCCGTTCACGACCAGCAGACGGCCCTCGTTCAGCGGCTCCCACCGGGCTGCGGTGATCTGGGGGACGTCGGGGCGTGCATCGGGTACCTGGGCATAGCCGCCCTCGGGTTCCAGCGTGCGGGTGGGCGCGCTGCCCCAGGAAAGCGGGTTCCAGCTGCTGTCGCCAAGGCGCCCGCAGCCTGCAAGCGCGACCGTGGCGATCAGCAAAGGCGCGGTCAGTTTGATCATGTCACCATCCCCCAGGCGTTTTCGGTTTGTTAGGCGAAAACCGCAGGGTGATAAAGGCACTTTGACCTTGCCGTCCCGCCGCGATAACCAAAGGGCAAAAGGACCGCGCCATGGCAACCCAAGCCTTCGAAGACATCGCCGAGACCTTCGACTTCCTGGACGACTGGGAAGACCGCTATCGCCACGTGATCGAAC harbors:
- a CDS encoding N-formylglutamate amidohydrolase, whose product is MTERAFWIEGEGRPSRWLVTCDHATNRVPAWVGGGNLGIGAADMARHIAYDLGASGLASRLAALLDAPAIFSDFSRLVIDPNRGEDDPTLLMRLYDGTVIPANKHADPAERNRRLERLHRPYHEALSRLAAGHPDRCICAIHSFTPQLRGRPMRPWQVGILYSWQDVRLGPPMVQACRAAGWVTGENQPYDGHLEGDSIDRHALQKGRPNILIEVRNDLIADTAGQADWAARLAPVITATLAVAGL
- the pyk gene encoding pyruvate kinase produces the protein MRRHRNVKIVATLGPASSTREMIRALFDTGADVFRLNMSHGSHDDHRARYDAIRSVEAETGRPIAILADLQGPKLRVGQFTAGAHDLEEGDRFRFDLNAALGDSHRVQLPHPEIFAALTPGSGLLVNDGKIRLRVEDCGPDFANCIVTVGGTISDRKGVNVPDVVLPLAALSDKDRADLEFACELGVDWLALSFVQRAADVEEARALAKGRAAILSKIEKPAAVDAFEEILAASDGIMVARGDLGVELPIHSVPPIQKRLVRKCRSAAKPVIVATQMLESMIDSPMPTRAEVSDVANAIYEGADAVMLSAESAAGSYPIEAVRTMDNVARSVEADSNYRAIIEASRQNKLHSVADAIVTAAREIAETTDIAAICAFSQSGKTASLVARERPRVPIIALTHVESVLRRMCLTWGTHCVITPQLTRFKEAVVNATRAAREFNFADESRQVVVIAGVPFNVPGTTNIVRIAPCDERLIFASDPE
- the rpmI gene encoding 50S ribosomal protein L35, which produces MPKMKTKSAAKKRFSFTASGKVKSAQAGKRHGMIKRTIKFIRDARGTSVLSDADAKIVKKYMPYNR
- the rplT gene encoding 50S ribosomal protein L20; translation: MARVKSGKVTHARHKKVLEAAKGYYGARSRNFRTATQAVDKANQYATRDRKNRKRNFRALWIQRINAAVRLVDAEMTYSRFINLLAKAGIEVDRKVLADLAVNEPDAFGAIVEKAKAAA
- the pheS gene encoding phenylalanine--tRNA ligase subunit alpha, coding for MDDLTPLRQQWLDRINGAADPAAIEEVRLSALGKKGEISLKMRELGRMTPEERQTTGRALNELRDELDAALRARKLSLEDAALEARLASEWLDVTLPGRPRPQGTIHPISQVTEEVTAIFADMGFAVAEGPQVESDWYNFDALNIAPEHPARQEHDTFFMHRAPGDNRPPHVLRTHTSPVQIRAMQDQGAPIRVICPGRVYRMDMDQTHTPMFHQVEGLAIDRDISMAQLKWTLEEFCRAFFEVGQVELRFRASHFPFTEPSAEVDIRCDWSGGQLKIGEGDSWLEILGSGMVHPKVLQAGGIDPAQWQGFAFGMGIDRIAMLKYGIPDLRAFFESDLRWLRHYGFAAGDVPSVSGGLSR